The Nitrospira sp. genome contains a region encoding:
- a CDS encoding ABC transporter permease: protein MFKMAWRETRAAWRHFLYFLVCIAIGVGALTGVSLFGTQVEQTVTKEARGLLGGDLEIRLSRQISPNGQAILDSLSDRGISRTHISELVAMAAPAEPSTTGQLTQIVELKAVEPEYPLYGSLRLEPNSNLAELLHQQTRGCPGRTCFGVVVQESLLIRMALAVGDRLKIGQGQFVITGVIRTEPDRMANAFSLGPRILMSREGLDAAELIKAGSRIRERYLLKVPGNMAPEPLLYELRTRLTPESARVSTYRDAQPQLKQSLEQLTRYLGLIGLTALFVGGLGVATSVHAFVREKLNTIAVLKTVGADSPTIIGTYGLQAMILGLVGSLVGLIIGVLLHQGLPWMIAALVASDLLEQLGFTKGAMNLAFTPLAKGLALGILSTLLFTLWPLLTIREVKPARIFRRDVAPLAPARKQQRFRWWTVWENFDPIKGIVSSGIGLGLALLSVWQAGSWKVGLLFILAFGAAVLLLGASARAVLAAVKKWPRPERLVLRQALGNVMRPGSQAVGITIAIGIGVMVVTTVSLVERSLLVQVGENRPTDSPTFFFIDIQPDQTGEFLRLLHQRAGDSTPRLTPLVRSRLAALKGEPVKLEATSEAEEQREKASEKEERRKKWFLTREYVLTFLQELPKDNTVIQGKWWKAGQVFTKPLISIEEEAAKQLGLTVGDTMELDIQGASITGEISSIRRVEWGNFSTNFYMILSPGALDGAPHTYVATARVAPSEEVPLQQAVVASFPNVTAINIGDVLDSFARVLDRLSLAIRAVALFCVLSGAVVMAAALAATRYRRLYESVILKALGATRSVIARSFAVEYALLGALGGFLGSTLASALSWAVLETVFELSWNLQPAVLAIGVIATITLTVSVGFLSTYRILGQPPLAVLRHE from the coding sequence ATGTTCAAGATGGCATGGCGGGAGACACGCGCGGCGTGGCGACATTTTCTGTATTTTTTGGTCTGTATCGCCATCGGCGTCGGCGCATTGACGGGCGTCTCCCTCTTCGGTACGCAAGTGGAGCAAACCGTCACCAAAGAAGCGCGGGGCTTGCTGGGAGGCGACCTGGAGATCCGGTTATCGCGGCAGATCAGTCCGAACGGCCAGGCAATCTTGGACTCACTGAGCGATCGTGGAATCTCGCGCACGCATATCAGCGAACTGGTCGCAATGGCGGCGCCGGCAGAACCTTCCACCACTGGCCAGCTGACACAGATCGTTGAGCTCAAGGCCGTCGAACCTGAGTACCCGCTGTATGGCTCGCTGCGATTGGAGCCCAACAGCAACTTAGCGGAACTCCTTCACCAACAAACTCGAGGGTGCCCTGGGCGTACCTGTTTCGGAGTCGTAGTGCAGGAGTCGCTTTTAATCAGAATGGCGTTGGCCGTCGGCGACCGGCTCAAGATCGGTCAAGGTCAGTTCGTCATCACCGGTGTGATCAGGACGGAACCCGATCGCATGGCCAATGCGTTCAGCCTCGGTCCCCGCATCCTGATGTCGCGAGAGGGGCTTGATGCGGCTGAGCTGATCAAAGCAGGCAGCAGAATCCGTGAACGCTATCTCTTGAAAGTCCCTGGCAACATGGCGCCTGAGCCTCTGCTGTATGAGTTGAGAACACGCCTGACACCTGAATCTGCCCGTGTCTCGACATACCGGGACGCCCAACCACAACTGAAGCAGTCGCTGGAACAACTGACCCGGTACTTGGGACTGATCGGATTGACGGCGCTGTTCGTGGGCGGTCTGGGAGTCGCAACTTCGGTTCATGCCTTTGTGCGAGAAAAGTTGAATACGATCGCGGTGTTGAAGACAGTCGGCGCGGATTCTCCAACGATCATCGGAACCTATGGATTGCAGGCGATGATCCTTGGGCTGGTCGGAAGTCTGGTCGGCCTCATTATCGGCGTCCTCCTCCATCAGGGACTCCCTTGGATGATTGCGGCTCTGGTGGCGTCGGATCTTCTCGAGCAGTTGGGATTCACGAAAGGCGCGATGAACCTTGCTTTCACGCCTCTCGCGAAGGGTCTGGCATTGGGCATACTGTCCACGTTGCTGTTCACCCTGTGGCCGCTGCTCACGATCCGTGAAGTCAAACCGGCTCGGATCTTTCGCCGTGATGTCGCTCCGCTTGCCCCGGCTCGAAAGCAGCAGAGATTCCGATGGTGGACGGTCTGGGAAAACTTTGACCCCATCAAAGGAATCGTATCGAGCGGGATCGGCCTGGGGTTGGCTCTCTTATCCGTGTGGCAAGCGGGGTCCTGGAAAGTCGGCCTGCTGTTCATTCTGGCGTTTGGAGCAGCGGTTCTTCTGTTGGGGGCGTCAGCCCGTGCCGTCCTGGCAGCGGTCAAGAAATGGCCTCGTCCCGAGCGCCTCGTCCTTCGCCAAGCGCTGGGAAATGTGATGCGCCCGGGAAGCCAGGCGGTGGGCATCACGATCGCGATTGGAATCGGGGTGATGGTCGTGACGACCGTGTCGCTCGTCGAACGGTCGTTACTCGTGCAGGTGGGCGAGAATCGACCGACTGATTCCCCGACGTTTTTCTTCATCGATATTCAGCCGGATCAGACCGGTGAGTTTCTGCGGCTCCTCCATCAACGAGCCGGCGACTCGACCCCTCGGTTGACACCGTTGGTGCGCTCTCGCCTTGCTGCCCTTAAGGGGGAACCGGTCAAACTTGAAGCCACATCGGAGGCAGAAGAGCAACGTGAGAAGGCCTCCGAGAAGGAAGAGCGGCGAAAAAAGTGGTTTCTGACACGAGAGTATGTCCTCACGTTCCTCCAGGAGCTTCCCAAAGACAACACGGTGATTCAGGGCAAGTGGTGGAAAGCGGGACAAGTCTTCACCAAACCTCTGATCTCGATCGAAGAAGAGGCTGCGAAGCAACTCGGCCTGACAGTCGGAGATACGATGGAACTTGACATACAAGGTGCGTCCATCACCGGAGAGATCAGCAGTATTCGCCGAGTGGAATGGGGAAACTTCTCCACCAACTTCTACATGATTTTGTCCCCGGGTGCCCTCGACGGTGCTCCCCACACCTACGTGGCAACCGCTCGAGTCGCTCCATCCGAGGAAGTGCCGCTCCAGCAAGCAGTGGTGGCCTCATTCCCGAATGTGACGGCCATCAACATCGGAGATGTCCTCGACAGCTTTGCGCGCGTGCTCGATCGACTGTCTCTCGCTATCCGTGCCGTGGCGCTGTTCTGTGTCCTATCGGGAGCTGTGGTGATGGCGGCAGCCTTGGCGGCGACGCGTTATCGCCGTCTGTATGAATCCGTGATTCTCAAAGCCCTTGGAGCGACACGTAGCGTGATCGCCCGCTCCTTTGCGGTCGAATATGCCTTGCTTGGAGCCCTGGGCGGGTTTCTCGGCAGCACGCTGGCCAGCGCATTGTCTTGGGCGGTCCTTGAGACCGTGTTTGAGTTATCGTGGAATCTTCAGCCAGCCGTGCTGGCCATAGGCGTGATCGCGACGATC